Genomic DNA from Theileria equi strain WA chromosome 4 map unlocalized gcontig_1105316255033, whole genome shotgun sequence:
AGAATCCTCCTTCAGTGCCAGCTTTTACCAGTGCCTTTAGCTTGTGTTCGTCTCTCTGTCATTCCCATGAATTGGCAAGGGAAAAACTTACAGCGTAGTAGATTGAGTTTGGGAGTATAAGCAACAGTTCCTTCATAAATGTCCTCATCTTCTCCGAGGGACGCCTGCAGGTTTACGTTGCGTAGGCGACATTTGCTTACCTGGACGACGTTATCATCAACTTTGGAGTAGAATCTCCGTTAAAATGACCGGAGAACTCGTCAATCGCTTCCTCAGCGTCGATTTCTGGGTCTCCATCGTTGACGATTGTTTCGTCAAAACGTCTCATGGATTCTATAGTTTCTGGGACCCTTCTCTCCACTTCTAGACCCATTGCTTCGTCTTCTTTGCGTTTCCTGCgttctattctcttttctTTGCGATGTTTTTGCCTTTCTTCGGCTTTACGTTGTAATTTGGCTGAAGGCGGCGGCTCTAACCCGCGTAGTTTACGCCGTTctcttttatttttgtttttaatgGCGGAAGCTGAGAGTTTACCCtgaaaaatttggagattttgGGGAAATTGCGGTCAAACCTCCTTAGCCTTGCGATTTGGCTTTGCTTTTGCCATGAATAATAATCATGAATTATGCATTAAAGAGTTAGATTCCCTTACATGTGAATTTGCGGCAGAGTAACAATACATTGGATAATAAAATGTGGAATAGAATGGGAATGGCAAAAAACCACAAGAATGGTAGGCTGGGTGATTTCACTAGCACATGATCTTCAGCAAACGAGTACACCTTGCGCAAAAGAAAAGAGTCTCCAGAGGCGTTGATCCAGTGGGTGGCATTTCCAAACACGTGCTTTGCGAAAAACCTCAGCGATTCCTTCACTTGTCCTACAAGTGCTCCAGAGAATGCGGATGCATCCAAAAACTTGACTAGTGCCAGACAAGCAGTCCCCAACGAAGCCAAGACTGCATCTCTGGCCCTTGATCCAGACACACATGTGGGTGGATAGACTAAAAACAGAGACACCAGAGTATACAAGAATGTAACTAGAGGCCCAAATACTCCATTTCGCTTCACACTAAGGAGCAATAGTGGGAGTGATGTAAAGAGCGAGAGAACAAACGCTAGAGACCAGTTCAGTACCGATAATCCCAGCAAGAATGTTATAGCAACAACATGTGTAGCCACTGCCAAAACAATGCTCGGTTGTGGTAGATTGTCAGGGATGAGATATACAATCCACGCTGGACCAAGTTTTTTGAGCTCAGTCTCCAACAATGATAGTTGGTCCGTCTCTGGAGCTCCATACACCACCTCACTGGTGACTTCTGTAATGCGATCAATAGAATCCATATTGTAATCAGTGGATATACTTCCAGCAACGCTGTGTCTTCTTGTAAACTTTTCCTTCAAAAGGGCCAACCTATTTGCCCATCTTGCTCTTCTCTCTGGGTCTCGTCTGAGAGAGAGTCTTCTAAGCAAGTTTTGCAACTTTTCCATGTTACTCAAGGGCGCAGATGGAGCTTGCATTCTATTTACATACTTTATGGTATCTCTGTCAAGTTCATGCGACTTGCTTCCACATCCCATTTTATTTGCTACGATTGAACAGAGGCGAGCTAGAGGTGACTTGGGGGTACCCTTGAGGGTTTTCATACGCTCAAGAATTTCCTGCTTAATCAGACAAATATCATCTTCGGGGTACTCATAATCGAAGAGTAGCGCAAAAAACTTGAAGAAGAGTAAATTTACAAGCACCAATACTCCATATGATACAGCAAGTAATCTAAAGGCAAATCTGGTTGTTTCCAACACGACATCCGTTTTATCACCAGAATGTTTCTTTACCATACTAACCAGATAAATGTATGAAGGAAGAGAGCCAAGAATAGTATTCACCGCAAACACTCCAAGACCAAAAAAGGCAGTGGTAAACTTTCTTGTATATGGTGAAAATATGAGCCATACAAGCGATTTTAAAACAAGAAGGGGTATGATCACAGCGTAGACCgagatggaaataaaatTTCTCGCATCCGTAAAGAAATAAAAGTTGTAGGAACGTTCCAAAAGAGTATCCAAGTTGTTTTGATTTCTGAGCATCAATACTAGCACCTTTAATAGAATATCTGGACTCTTTGGATACTTTGAAACAGCAGAACAAATGAGTGAAAATCCATTTATATTCCTCTCCAGCAGTGGTGTATGTTGCCTTGAACGATCAATATTGAATGCCATGCGAAATACGCTTTGCCACATTGAACGCGTATGGACTTCAAAACCTTCATATGCTGCAATGTTTACAAATATATTAACAACATCCTGATTAGGTAATAACCCATCTGTGCCCTCGTAACTTATTGTATACTTGGCACAATCGTTGGATCCCAAATCCAACACAAAAGCATTGTGGAGTGTTCCACTTctaaatttaaaatatcgGTTCGTAAAATAGTCATCCAAAAATTGGCGCGTACCTGTAGCGTACGGCAACTGACGTTCTGTAACCAGAAGAATAATATCCTGCGACAAATATTCGGCTGTTGATAAATGCTTCAATGCAGAAATAGCTAGGGTAACGCTAGTTACATCTTTGCTGCAGTCCCTGGTATCAACCGTTGCAACCAAGAGCGTTGCGCCTCTAGCGTGGCATCTCAGACACTTTAGTCTGCACAGAACAGAGTAACCTTCGATGAAGCCATTTGGCCCATTCGTATCGTAGGCGTATCCGTACGAGTTGTATCCGATTTCGGACCATTCAAAGGCTTCATTTAGAAGTTCTCCAACCTTTTTCAGTACTGTAGGAAAGTCCTGCGGAGCAGACGTCTTCCACTCGGaatatcttctttttgaTAGAGCTTGACCTCTCTTTTGGCCTTGTTCCAGGGCACAGATCTCGGTTAGCTCGGCTTTCACCGAGTTCATGTGATGGAAATCATCGTTTATGAGTTCACTTATTGAATATCTGTTCAGGTATCCGTGTTCGTCTACCGACGTCTCCTTTTTTAGTAGCGATAGGAAGGGAACCCCGAAAAGTGCCACAAAAAAGAGAATATTCCTGTAAATTTATCGTTACTCAGTGGACAAGGACGAACCCTAATGGATAAGCgattttggatattttgcGCTTCAGGTTCACGAGTCTAATCGACGTTAAAGACATaatgaaatgtgtaacGTATATTTCAAGGcaaaatattctatgcTACATAGCGCCTATACATTTGGCAAAGTGATCACATAAACCTCAGGCTTCCGGTTCCCACAGTTGTGCCAAGGTTCCTCACCGCTACCAAGTCAGGAGCGCTGGGTCCTTGCGGAGCTTCGCGGCCATCGGTGAGTTGAATAACTTGTCCGTCTTGCTCAGCGTTGGAAGTTGTCGTCGTCTCTCCAGGGACTGGAGCGGTTTGAGGTTGTGTAAAGTAGACCCTGGAAGGGTCGTTTGGATCGATGAACGCACACCTATCGCTTGAAATGTCACAAAATGGATCCGATACGGATTGAAATGAAGGGTCGTTGTGCACCTTGGCATAAAACATGTAGAATCCCTTCAAGAAGAGAGCACATCCACCTCCCTTGAATATGATCGAGAATAGCCCATCACTCTCCAATGGGTTCGGTTGGCCAAATTCCTAAATTGTGAATGTATTCGTACTCTCTGGAGGGGCAAAACTAACCGACTGAATCTTGCCGTCAAAGTGATTTGATTTAAAAATCGGCTGGTGAAACCTGGGCTCTGATAGCAAGGCATACGGCAGACTTATGCTAGTGAACTCCCTTCTGAAGTCCTGGTCCTGTTTCTTTACAAATACAATACGATGTGTAGTTAAAAATGTGTCTCCGCACCCACTCAGAGTCCTAAATTCGGTTCGTACGCCCACTGGAG
This window encodes:
- a CDS encoding RNA processing factor (encoded by transcript BEWA_014110A), coding for MAKAKPNRKAKEGKLSASAIKNKNKRERRKLRGLEPPPSAKLQRKAEERQKHRKEKRIERRKRKEDEAMGLEVERRVPETIESMRRFDETIVNDGDPEIDAEEAIDEFSGHFNGDSTPKLMITSSRRPSEKMRTFMKELLLILPNSIYYARDEHKLKALVKAGTEGGFSAILLVNQGPDKMPSGLYLCSLPSGPTTFFKLTSITFASEMKGGGVLTPTTPELVLNSFNTRLGRRIGRQLGALFPLTPEFEGRRVITFHNQRDMIFFRHHRYVFRNEKKCSLKEIGPRFTLKVHSVQVPSTCQTLNTI
- a CDS encoding conserved hypothetical protein (encoded by transcript BEWA_014120A); this encodes MSLTSIRLVNLKRKISKIAYPLGNILFFVALFGVPFLSLLKKETSVDEHGYLNRYSISELINDDFHHMNSVKAELTEICALEQGQKRGQALSKRRYSEWKTSAPQDFPTVLKKVGELLNEAFEWSEIGYNSYGYAYDTNGPNGFIEGYSVLCRLKCLRCHARGATLLVATVDTRDCSKDVTSVTLAISALKHLSTAEYLSQDIILLVTERQLPYATGTRQFLDDYFTNRYFKFRSGTLHNAFVLDLGSNDCAKYTISYEGTDGLLPNQDVVNIFVNIAAYEGFEVHTRSMWQSVFRMAFNIDRSRQHTPLLERNINGFSLICSAVSKYPKSPDILLKVLVLMLRNQNNLDTLLERSYNFYFFTDARNFISISVYAVIIPLLVLKSLVWLIFSPYTRKFTTAFFGLGVFAVNTILGSLPSYIYLVSMVKKHSGDKTDVVLETTRFAFRLLAVSYGVLVLVNLLFFKFFALLFDYEYPEDDICLIKQEILERMKTLKGTPKSPLARLCSIVANKMGCGSKSHELDRDTIKYVNRMQAPSAPLSNMEKLQNLLRRLSLRRDPERRARWANRLALLKEKFTRRHSVAGSISTDYNMDSIDRITEVTSEVVYGAPETDQLSLLETELKKLGPAWIVYLIPDNLPQPSIVLAVATHVVAITFLLGLSVLNWSLAFVLSLFTSLPLLLLSVKRNGVFGPLVTFLYTLVSLFLVYPPTCVSGSRARDAVLASLGTACLALVKFLDASAFSGALVGQVKESLRFFAKHVFGNATHWINASGDSFLLRKVYSFAEDHVLVKSPSLPFLWFFAIPILFHILLSNVLLLCRKFTCKGI
- a CDS encoding conserved hypothetical protein (encoded by transcript BEWA_014130A), with product MSINPVLAQDIHTKQLMPSCCPGEAMLLCRSGTKLTLKLANRTLSGCGDTFLTTHRIVFVKKQDQDFRREFTSISLPYALLSEPRFHQPIFKSNHFDGKIQSEFGQPNPLESDGLFSIIFKGGGCALFLKGFYMFYAKVHNDPSFQSVSDPFCDISSDRCAFIDPNDPSRVYFTQPQTAPVPGETTTTSNAEQDGQVIQLTDGREAPQGPSAPDLVAVRNLGTTVGTGSLRFM